From the genome of Buteo buteo chromosome 4, bButBut1.hap1.1, whole genome shotgun sequence:
GCTCAGCGCCCCTAAGGAGCGGGAAGCCGCCCGGAGAAATCAAACCCGCACCTCACCCACGCGTGAGGCGACCCCGCGCAGCCGCCACCTCCCGCCTCGCCCGCCTTTTCTCCTCACGCCGCGGTCCCGCCCCTCCCGCGAGCCCCACCCTCCGCGCTCTCCTATTGGCCAGGAGCCCGCTCTTCCCCACCCCTAACGCCTCTCTGGGACTATCTCGGAGGGAGGGGCGAGTCTCGCGAGAAGTGGTAGTTCCCGGCCTGACGCGCCTCCCGCCTCTGGGCCGGCAGCGGGCGCTGACAGCGGCCCTGCCGCCCCCGGCCTgcccccgcctcccgccccgcctGAGGGAGCGTTTCCCCCCCcgctcccttccctccatcgGCCGCGGCACCAGCCCCGGGCTGGCACCGGATAAGCGAGCGGAAAATGGAGGAGCTCTGCGGTGTGGGGGCCGCTGCCCCTCTGAGGGGAGACGCGGAGGAACCCAAGCAGGTAacggcggggggggtgtgtgtgtgtgtgtgtgtgaggaacGGGACTCTACCCGCGGTGCCCTACAGCGGGAGCGGGGGTCGGTCCCGGGGCTGAGGGGAAACCGGTGTCCCGCAGTCTCCCCCGCAGCTGCCCGGCGCCGGGTGCTGCCGGTTTGACCGCGGCAAGCGCGGGGCTGTAAACACAGCCCACAGTAATGTTTTCGGTTACCTCACAGGCGTGCATCCTCTTTCCAGTTTGGCGAGTGAGGGAACGCTGTTGTCAGGACTGGAGTACAGTAGGGAACGTACTAATTATGATTAAGCCTTAATTGTAAGCGGTATTTCTGTTGTTACGCCTAAGTGCAGTGTGCTGCGTTGTGTTTACGTAAATAGTATCCTGTGgatctgttttttccccttaacgTGTATCGGTTCACAGCTCTTAACGCGAGTGTGATGGCTGCGCGTtctctgtatttgaaaagaaatgtgcgGTCACAAGGCTTACTTACAAAGGCAGAAACGTGTTCAGCTTTAATGTCGGCGACTGTTAGTGAACACTTACTTTCACAAACTTTTGCGGCATTACTGGGAATTGTGTTTTGGTTTCGGCCTTTCTGAGTAATTTCACGTTCCGTGGGGAGCTGTCCTTAATAGCACTTTAGCCTTGTAACTCCTGAAGTGGACCATACGCTTGACGCAAGCGTTGGAATCAGGGTAACCGGAATACTCGTGAACGTGCAGGAGAATCATGAGTGAATGCAGCACCAGCCTTTGGTCGGTTACCATTAAAAACAGCTTATCATAGAGCAAGTCTGATAGTgttaatttctgttattttataaGCAAATATTTCCCTTTGAAAACTAGGGGTCGGTGTTGTTTCTTGGAGGCAACGAAGTGAAAAGCAGTGCTGTGGTGAAATACTCGTCTGCCCCACCGCAAGCAGCGTTTGCTCGTCTTCAGGAGAAAACAGACTTGAAACTTCCACCTGCCAATTGGTTACGTGAAAGCGCTAAGCTGGGACCAGCAGGTACAACCATTCTtggcaacaacaaaaaaagtaaaccatTTTCAAGGTAAATAACAGCAGGCCCTATTCTTTCCATGCCTTTAAGAATAATTCTAAGAGTGAACTTGGACCCTATGTAATTCAAAGTATAAAGTACAGACTTTACCATAGCAACTAgctattggttttttttaaccattctCCCTCTACTTTTTCATCCTTAGTTCTTGCCTGTATGCCATAATCTTGACTCCTTTGTAAATGATTAATGATATTGGTAATGCTGTtgactattatttttttcaagtgcatGTTGACACCTTGCCTGACAAAGTCAAACTGACTTCATGTTCTTTCCTGGTTGGCTGTTGCCGGTTGGCCAAAATCAAACTAGACTGGTTCAGCCAGCCATTCTGCTTCCGATAACaggtgaaaatggaaaaaatgtgctTCCCCTTGAAAGCTACAGAGCCAATTTATGGCTCTTCTTGATCTTTAGAAACTGGACCTGGCTAACTAATGGCAATAGAAGTTTCATAGTCATGTCAAGAATGAATGCAGAAGGTGAAATAAGgggcaaaaccaaaaagcagtgTTAACCTTTTGGTATGGATATTTGTTAAATAATTGGATGAGTTGAGTTCAGAGTGTTTATAAATTGGAGGCTTAAATCCTGCGCTGAACAAGCAAATTCACACTAAGTTAAGTAGTTAGTGAAATCTAACAGTTTGTGGAGGGTCTGTGTTGAAATCCTCATAATCTGTTTTAGGACATGTACGTTTTTGAGCAGAGTAACGTGTTCCCCAGGGCTTTAtgaatttttcctgtttattttagaTATTATGTTCGTTTTTCAAATAGAGGCTGGCAGTTTAATCTCTGTCTCTAGTGTCGGTATTAAAAAGCTAATAGTGAAAGTATAACTTTGGACACTTGCACATGATGTATTTGTTTGGGTTATAGTAATATCTGGTTTAATTTGAAAGAATGATCTGTACATTGAAATATTCTAACTTAAATAGCTTGTAATTTAGAGAGGCCTTAACGAGGGTGGGTGAAGATATAAGGATGTGTCTGTTACATGTAGGCCAGTtttagaaaacataaataagAGGTAAAATAAAATGACGGCTGCTAAAATGAAGGTATTTAACCTGCTTACTGCCTTAAAGATAAACTCTTTGAAAAACTGTCCTCGTttttagtgttaaaaaaaattaagacctaATTTCTCCAATTTCCCATAGCTGTCTTAATAAACACTAAATAGTTCTGATTTTCTTGATTTTAACAAAACTTAAACTACCTCTTAGAACGTCTTGAAATTGGATCTAAGCACTTCCAAAGATATCTTTGAAAAACTTGCAGAatgtaaaactgaaattattttgttaattaaCTTTAGATCTAATTACATCTGATAATTTTTAGCtagactgttttgttttgttttggtaagaaatgttgtggtttaaccccagccagcaattaagcaccatgcagctgctcactcacttccccccccacccagtgggatgggggacagaatcagggggggaaaaagtaaaacttgtgagttgagataagaacagtttaatagaacggAAAGGAATAAAggaataatgataataatgacaataataaaatgataatactattaaaaaaagaattgggatATACAAAACAggtgatgtacaatgcaattgctcacacTCACTGACGGATGCCCcattagttcccgagcagcaatctgccttccccccccgaccccccacctctctgggccagctctccccagtttatgtactgggcatgagatcacatggtatggaatagtCCTTTGGCCCAGTTTGGGTTGgttgtcccctcccaaattcttgtgcccctcaagccttcttgctggctgggcatgagaagctgaaaaatccttgacttagtctaaacactacttagtgataactgaaaacatcagtgtgttgtcaacattctgCTcgtactaaatccaaaacataaggctgtaccagctactagaaagaaaactaactctatcccagccaaaaccaggacaagaaaaaactttcaaaaatttaATAAACTTAAAAAACTAGGTCTATCTTTAATGTCACATTGCCTTGGTCTTAACttgtaatattttctaaatagCTTTGGGATGGCGTATGACTTCATTGACTCAGTTGGAAATGATGTAGATGTTGTGTCTGATTCAGAGGTATGTATAACTTTTTATGTTGTATCATTCAAACTCTTACATTGTATAAACCTTATTTTAAGATACTGTCATGGCTTTCTGTCATCTTTGTGTCCTTTGAGAACAAGTAAAGATCCCATAGTGAAACACAAACAGATTACCTAACTTCCGCCCTCTCATTTAAGGGAGTTGTGATCACTGAATAAGAAATGTAGAGACAAAATTGTATTTCCTGTGGATTTCTACAAATAATCTTCAGCTAAAGTATGTGGTTTAGTGAATGCAGCACATCAGTCTTGCAATGTAGTTGTCTTGTGTGTTTGGAATCGgttattttaatgtgaattaTTACTTtcaagatgatttttttctattcttttctaGAAGAAATGGATCCCCTTCaaccttcttctttcctctgatttttgtcagcttttttGGTGCTGGTGATACTTGTAGAATTCAGATGAGgctcttcagaaaaggaaacatacATACTCATTTACTGTCTCAGTGTTGATGTTTGGCAGATTTTTATTCAGACTTAGATCTCTGTGCAGATTCCTCTGGGTATCTGACAAAGTGTTGGTATTCCTGTGTTGAagataaagcttttaaaatccaaaccatccacttgtatttttttgtcacttttgaTGTTGCATGGTTATGATGATCCAAAGAGAGACCATGTTTAAACCATGTATGTGGTTTATACTGACACTTTTTCTCTTTATCACGGTCATTCATGTTCTCTGACCTCAACAAATGCAACTTCTTGTAGAATggcctttttaaaatcactggcACTACAAGGTTTTGATTGCCTGCTTGTGCCTCTCCAATTTTAGTAGTGTATTCTTTACTTACAGTTTCCTGGGAATTGTCCTACAATGCAGTATAATTGTATTGAGtattatttctgttctcttttctcctgcaagaatattaaaaaacttCTGAAGATACCTTATAGCAAGTCACATGTGAGCATGGCAGTACATCGCATTGGGCGGACACTTTTGTTGGATGAGCTAGATATTCAAGAACTCTTCATGAGATCATCTCAggttaacctttttttttttttttttttttgttaagtatGTCGTATGGTCAAAATGCATTATTTCAAGAATACTATAGCCAGCAGGAAAGCATGTATGTACCAAAATGCCTGAGAATCATATGCAAGTAGAAAAGGTGCTCTACTCCGCAGCAGTCAGTTTACCCATGAGCTGCCTCTGATGTCCTATGTTTATGGTATTGTAAGATTAAAATTCCATGCCCCACTTTCCTGTAATTACTTTGGTATTGCTATActattttattagttttattattaataagTATTTGTTACCTGTGTAACCTCTTGCCATGTATCTGACTTAATAATGAAGTCAACTTTTTAGTAAGAACGTAACTTTCCTAGACGAAAAATTTTCGGTAAATGACCAATTCAAGACTTTAGCTGTGaagttattttctggtttttttttgttgttgttgtggaTGAGTATTCATAAGTTAGTGAGGCACTTGGTTTACTTTCCAAATGCTTCTTgatattaattttgtatttatgatATTGCCTAGACAGGGGACTGGACATGGCTGAAAGAGTTTTATCAAAGGCTGATTGATCAGAAGTGGCAacgaaaaaagaaaagtaaagaacATTGGTACCAGAAGGCTATACTCTCtaaatttttgtattacagGTAACCTTATGTCTGCATGAATCTTGGAACTCTGCACCACTTGCTTTTGCCTAGTTTCTTGTCTTGAAGTAAATGCTAAAATTCTGTTATGGTCTATCTTATTTACTGATTTATCCTTATACAGGGGAAATTGAGGGATGACATCAGGAAATGACATGTAAATGTTTTAACAGaatttgaagtattttaaagtaaaactgaagtattaaagaataaaataaacagcatgaCTTAATTAACTGCATATCTCAATATTTATGGGTTTGAGGGAAGAACAAGTTAAAATATGCAAGGTAGACTGTGACACCTGCTGTAACGTTGTACAAATTTGAGCAATGAACAACTTGTTGATATAGCAATCTTTTAGCATATTAGCAAAGTCATTCTTTGAGAACAGGGCATCAAATATAACAATTCTAGAAAGGATCTGTTTGCATATTGTCGACTGAACTTTTTAATGTTGCTTTGTCAGTATTAATGGTGATGGAGCTGCTCAGCCTGTTCCTTCCACTTCAAAACAGCATCAGGAGGGTCCTGTTTCAGGTGAGAGTGATGAAGCAGGAAGGTCCTCCTGGCCAGCTCCTTTTGAAATGCCTTCTTCATTATCTGAAGATCCAGGTGCCTCTAACCAGGTTAGTGTTTGTAATGTTTTAAATGGCACCTTAGTTTTCATAGAGACATATATATTGAAAGGTTTTTAAAGGTGCTGCTGCAGTattttttgctgaaagaaatgaaCTAAGGCATTAGAAGGACTTGGCAGTACGTGTGGTTTAGCTTATGCCAGTGTTTCAGAGCTCcaaatttcagaatttatttttttctgtcactgtaaTGCTAACTACATATTTATCTGTGCATTTTTGGGAAACAAAACATTAGGCTAGGAGTAGTCATCAATGACTACCTAAAAGTAGGAAAATCTGATATTGAGAAGGTGTGTATGGAAGCCTTAGGTTTTGGCCTTTCTTCTTAAATCCGCCATTAAAATGAATCTGTTGTGGCCCTGAATTTATTAggtgaagaggaaaatgaagatctatgaaaatgtttgcaaaacaaTTAAGCAACATTTACAACTACTTGCTATGAGATTACACAAGTGGAAGATGAAGGTGTTGATAGTAATTATGCAACAACCTATGATTAGTATTAGGCCGTAATCCAAGGTTTCAATCTCTGGCTAAGCTTATTTATGAAAACTGTTAATTCCTGTGGGTTTTGAATAATATAATACAGGTATTGATTAAATTTCTGAGAAGTTGAAAGATCTGTTGTATTCAGTCTACATTAATGTAATAATGATGCTGTAGTTACACGTAGACAGTATTATCAACTGGTATGCCAAATAATTACTTGGTCAGCTCACTTATGAAGGGTCTAACCTACATTATCCATAAAATTGTAAATGTGTATGTTGCAGTGTGGTAATATGCTAAAGTGgagaaatatttcagtacttgaaagctttttgaaaaaggaCTACTTCTCTCTTCCACCTTCTTGAGGAGCTGTTGCCTAATACATCAGACTGTTTATCATAAAGAAGCTGTTGTGCATTTTTACAGTGTcctttaatttataaataagatATCAGGATAGAGGTTTTACTTCTGGAGACTGATAATCTGGTGCTGACCCTGGGGTAATAAGGAGTTTCTATAAAAActttctgatttatttccaAAGCCTCTGAGAATATAAAGTGCAAATTTTTGGTACTAGCTGTAGAAAAGAAGCTTTCTAGTCACCGACTAGAGGCTTTTTGTAGTTCaatacaaatttatttaaagatgtTAGAGGTAAAGATTTTTTCCTCATATGcttttgttcagattttttttttaatggcctaACTTTACCTCAGCAGCAGAATCACTCCTTATCCTTGTGCTTTTCACAGGGAAGTGTGCCTCTTGAACCCTCATATATAGTGGGGCATGTGGCCTCAGCCCCCAAAGAACAAAACCTTACTACTTTGTTCAATGACGGGGAAAACAGTCAGGTATGCTATATGTGAAATTTGAGCTCAAACACTGAACCCCCAATTtaatcaaacattttaaaatttggtcTAAATTGGAACCAAGAGAAAAACTAAGTCCCCTGTAGAAGTAGCTTTTGTGGCATCTGTGATCTCAGTCTTTTAAGTTAATGTGAATGTGTAGCATAGTTCATTATGTGTTGtcttttatttgctgcttttgcttctggCTTTCTCATAATTCCACAGAATGTTACAGAGAACAAGTTTTATACTAGTGATTTATAgaccaatttttttctcttaacgAAGGGACTTAAAAATGACTTTGTTCGTAATATCTTGTGGACCTTTGAAGATATCCACATGTTAGTAGGATCAAATATGCCTATATTTGGAGGTGGGAGATACCCTGCTGTGAGCTTGCGTCTCAGGTGAGTTTTGAAGTTAATGAGATATACGTGCCAGCCTTGACTGACTTGTTGCTTTGCTTCCTATTTAGCTATCTGCATTTTGTTTGGTTGACTCTTGACTTTTATGTGCACTTTTAAGGAATAAAATTCATGCTTTAGACTTAAGTGGTGATGGCATTGTTAAGTGCAGGAAAAACAGACGCAGTCCCAAAGCCATGCCACTGCACTGGGACTTGAgatgctctgctgcttcttctggctctctaaataaatctgtatttgaaaGTACTGGCAGTTTGCAACCTTTCCTGACTTCAGTGTGAATCTTAAGTATTAAAACGCTTCTGTACCTCTAGTCCTTAATTTCATTCTATTGCTGTTTTTATAAGAGGGCAGTAATATTTCTTCTACTGGGATTCTGAGTTTCAATAACTGCTAGTAGGGCGTAAGTACTTAAAACTTGTGACTATAGTAGTTCTAAGTTCTGACTGTCTTACTGTTGGCTTTATGTTGATCACTTGATTACCAGTCTTTCTGGTAAGAATGAGCAAAAACTTGAAACTTGTTTGGTGTAGTTGTCATCTTTTCAAGATGTATCTAGGAATTAACAGTACCTTGCTTTGCAACAATTTTGGAAGGTCTGGGAGAAGGCTTGTGCTATAATTAGTTGCAGCTAATACTGATATTCCTTTAGAACTTCTCATGTACTTATCTTGGTAATAATGTGACATCTGaagctttttaaagtttcagtgTAAGCGTGGGCAAAAATTCAAAACTGCTGAGGGAATGTGAGTGTATTCTATTGGAGAGATCAGTACATCTGTTTTGTTTGATATGACTCATTGTTTGCCTTTTTATAACAATTCACAAATAATTGTTTTAGTATCCATCCACTCTCGGGTGACTTAAATCTAAATTCTGTTAGTAAACATCCctaattttttctgaagagtaaGTAAAGACTTAAATAACActagaaatatttgtttttaggGATAACAACAAGCCAATAAATGTGCTAACAGGAATTGACTATTGGTTGGACAACTTAATATGCAATGTACCAGAGCTTGTGATGTGCTTTCATGTTAATGGAATTGTTCAGGTAAGTCTGGCTCTTTGCATTATGCCTAGTTAAGCCATTCTTCAATTTCTGAAATTGCTCCAGTTGTAACAGATCTCTTTCTAATCTTACGGCTCTCACAAAAAGATTACAGAAATCCTTTATTGCAGAGTGAGAAGCATCTATGCAGCTTGCAATAGTCATCCAAAAAtactgtggtgttttttttaattttttttcctttccatgcatGTAAGATTCCTTCTTCATCTGATGTATGAGTgagggcaaaaataaaaaatgtagcAGCAGAAATACATCAGTTTCTTGCATCTTAAAATCCGTAGTGTTAACTTGCCAAGACAGATGCatgctttttaaacttttgtttgtttttactattTTACAGTAGACCACACATACCAGCTTTCTGTATGTACCAGCTACTGTACCTGGTAGCATATAGTTGCTTACTAGGCTGACTAGGTTTCATTGAAGTAAGAGTTAGATGTTGCACcttcaccactttttttttcaccttttgttCTCCATTTACCATGTTTGTCACAGAAGTGAATCctctttaaagcttttattgaGTAGTATAATCAAGATGCGCttgcttttaaagtaaatcGTAGAAATTAACTCAGTTTATCATGACACTGTATCATAATAGTagcctttgtttcttttaccCATTGACACTGATCTGTAGATTTTGGGAGGGTAGGTGGCAGAAAACCCTCCTAATCTTGAGCTTTAACATAtatttcttgcagaaatatGAAATGATAAAGACTGAAGATATTCCCAATTTGGAAAACTCTAATTTTTCTACCAAAGTGATAAAAGATATTGCTCAAAATATCTTATCTTTTCTGAAATCAAATTGCACCAAAGAAGGACATACTTACTGGTTATTTAAAGGTAAGTAGGTTTAGATCAATTTGAAAAGATTTGTGTTAATGTCACGTTGATTAATGAAAGGTCTTGCCTTCCAGCAAGTGGGAGTGATATAGTAAAGCTCTATGACCTAACCACCCTTTGTGAAGAGACAGAAGACAAATACCAAAACCCTTTTACAATGCCGGTGGCAATTCTCCTATACAAGTGAGTTTTTATAATTTTTGCTGTAATACTTAGTTCTTGGTGCAGTTGTATTAAGAATACAGACCAAAAATTatgatgaaatgaaaatgcatcaAGTTAAAATCTTCTTTTACACATAAGCTTGGTAAGCCTCAGTCTCACCAAATCAAAACAGACTTTCTCGTTTTCACCTTTTCTCCATGTAAACTACACTCTTGCTGAGTAAGTTTTGTAGACCCATCCTGAAGTTTGGGAGATCTACATTTGCAGTAGTAttgtttaaagattttttctttttttttttttcttctagcacAAATAATTTATCCAGGGATTTACTATTTTGTTCAACTTTTTTAGAGTTGCTTGCAATATGATGCTGAAGAAAAACCAGAACAAGAAACACTATGGCACTATCAGAACATTGCTCCTTAATTGTCTTAAGTTATTGGACAATGGCAGACATCCTCAAGTAAGAATTATGTCTTTTCTTGTAGCTTTGTGTAAATATAGTAGAAATGCCGTCATTGTAATACACCTGGTAATATTTTGTGTGGTTCCTCCTCCCTTTGCAAGGGAgagaatttaaatttaaatttatttataaatgtagAAATTGCTTTATGTTTAAAGAAGccccagactttttttttttttttcagtaagtagCCTTCACTGACCGTCATTGCTGCATGAGTCTTCTGTCCTGCTCTAAAAAGGAACTTgtcattacattttctcttttactcttGTTCTTAAAGAGCCCTTTTGTGTTTGGAAGCTGTACAGACACTGAAGCAGATCTTAGCTAGACATTGTAAAATGTGAATGTAGGAACATTTTTACTCTGAAGGTGGCTGAATGTTGGACAGGTCAACCAGAGAGGTTACAGAGTCTCCATCCTTTGAGATACTCAAAGCCCGACTGGATGTGGTCCTGAGCAATCTGCTTAGAGCAAGGGGGTTAGGCTAGACAATCTCCAGgggttccttccaacctcagctatTCTGTGTTAGGTGGGAGATTCAGAAAAAGAACCTCAAATAGAGGGCTTAAGTGGCATtaaatttaatgtcttttttgaACAGTCAGAAGTAAAGAGGATGTtgggaagcagaagaaaggaatgtGATCAAGAGCTGcccctatttatttatttttcttttaaagggaaaaacCAAAGCTGTCTTGGGCCAAGGTGTCTGTATTCCCAGTTTTACCTTTATGCCCTCACTTGCAAAACAGGAGATGAAGGCCTTGTAAGGTGGGGGCTGAAACCAGGTGTGGGCAAGCTTGGTTGTGGGGGCTCCATGCACATATACAGATAGTCGACAACATACTGTCTGCAGtgatttgtttcttaaatattgttaaaaattCAATGCTAAAACAAACAGTCctacagtgtgtgtgtgtgtgtgtgtgtgcgtgcgcgcGTACAGGCTGTATTTACAGGTTATCAAATATCTACTTGCAGGTACTGTTTACTCCTTATTCTAAGACAAATTATATTGCTGCTGcctctcaaaagaaaaaattaacttgaaaataaaacactacttttttttctcttatttgaaAAGATTATTGCTTCAGCAAACTACATGTTATCAGAGCTTTTTCAGTTGGATGAACCTAAAAAAGAAGACAGTACAGACTTCCCTATAAATGGAAATTCTGATGAAAGTTATAgcgaggaagaggaagaaatgccaGACAGTGATGAAAATGGTTCTTACAGTAACAGTTCTGATCCACCAGATGACAATAAAGCAGTGGCTATAATCAAATCTGTTGGAGAGTTATCGGTACCAGAAAAATACAAGTCTGTTCATCGAATACGTGTAAGTGAagtcatggatttttttaagggTTTCTTGAAAGATTCAGTTCATGTAGCAAGGTTTGTTATTGAAATTCAGTTACCTGTTAGTTTTGTCTTCAGGTGAACTGAAGGATGAGGCAGTGGGGAAAGAAACTTTTCATGAGCTGCTCATAAAATTTGAGGTCTTTGAATTTTACAGTGTAGCAGGTTTAATGTAGATTTTTCTCTGCCACCTTGCACGTGTCTGTTGCAACATGATTCTGCATAGCTGGCTACACAAAAACTACTCCTGTCACTCtagcagagaaaatattgcCAACTGTGGCCATGTGTACGAGCTGTAGATGACCACAAGTTTGTGTGGATACCTAGGttattttagtattatttttcctGGAGCAATATTaacgtttgggtttttttttctgggagcaTCAGCTACTTCATGTCCACAGAGTTAGTCTTTGATTTCCTTCTTTGATTTGTCTTTCCACGGTAACTGGTCAGAATACAGCAATTTGACTCCTTGAAGTTCTGGTtatagttaattttaaaagagagatGGAGCTTTACTCTGCGCATGTGTGTATATTGTATCTAAGGGGACAGCTGGGTGCATAACCGTAAGTATATCTGAAACTTCATTGACATACATGTGCTTCATAAACGAATTAGCAGAAGTGTAATACTGCTACCTTCATTGCACTTTCTGTGCATTATTATTGAAACAAAATAGAAGAATATGAGAAACTGGGAAGATCAGTGAAGAAACTGTTCAgagaattttacttttgttctGGTGTTTTGCTTGTCTTACCTATATAGGGATATGATTATGAAATGACGCTCACTGGTGAAAAGCTAAACCTTTTTTCTAATGTCTGTGCAAAGAACAAgatttcctaaaataaataaataaataaattgtaacTCTTGTTGCTATCTTAATTTCTAACACTTCAAGGTCCATCAGCTGAAAATACAACTTGTACAGGTGCAGAAGCACTCaatttcccctttcttctcccccttttACTTTAtcccagaagaaaacaaaaatacaccacccccacccttctccctgccctcaaaaaccccaaacccaaggCATTGAGTTGCTCAAAGGTGTTGAAAGTGCAACTTGGATGTGTAGGCTGAGGAAGTGGTTTCTGTATAGTATTGAATCTGCTTGTCTTCCTGGGTCTGCATCACAGACCATCTGTGGATACTTTTGTAATTACTGTTATGGAATAGCATCATctcatctcttctcttctttgcaTTGTCTTTGGGATTACCAGGAGAGACCAAGTGTAGATGACCAGGTATATGAATTGCTCACtgagataaaggaaaaaaatactgtgacaCTTCATAGTGTAGAGTTCAGTTCCCTTAACAGGTTTTCTTAATGCTGTCTCTCATTTGTATCTTCTAGCCAGTAATTTTGATGTTTCACGTgttgaacatttattttcttcttattccttccctgctgccccctcAATGAAGCCTAGCTGTGCATTTCCTGTCTGCCATGGCACCGAGGAGCGCTGCAGGCTAGTGCTCAACTATGTCCTGGAGGTAAATTTACCATCAACTTTCTAATGATGTTTCACCTAGTACCCAACTCTTGATGTATTCTGTATTTGCTAGATATTGCCTTCAAGGTGAATTAAATGATTTCTTCTTGCAGGGCTTGAAGTCTGTTGACAGCAGTGTTAAAAAAGAGGGTGACCTTCCTGCAGCTGACCCCAGCACACCAATCCCATTGAAATATGAAGATGAATCCACCAGTGGTGGTCCCGAGTGTCTGGAAAAACAGATGGCATTATTTTTAGACAAAAGTAAGTTGTATTGTTGTGCAAATAAGACATTTCCAGTGCCAACACACACTGCTGCTACTTTATTTTGATTGTCAAAACAGTGTACTTAGAAGTCACTAATTACACGATTGCATAAGCAAAAGCAGTATACTGAGAATTGGAGAACAGTCTGTTCCTTTTTAAGTATGAAAAGAATAGCTCATTTGGGATATTTTTGCATATCAAAGCATCCTTTATTAGTAAACACATAATTTTACTGGACCCTAT
Proteins encoded in this window:
- the EDRF1 gene encoding erythroid differentiation-related factor 1 isoform X2 — protein: MEELCGVGAAAPLRGDAEEPKQGSVLFLGGNEVKSSAVVKYSSAPPQAAFARLQEKTDLKLPPANWLRESAKLGPAGTTILGNNKKSKPFSSFGMAYDFIDSVGNDVDVVSDSENIKKLLKIPYSKSHVSMAVHRIGRTLLLDELDIQELFMRSSQTGDWTWLKEFYQRLIDQKWQRKKKSKEHWYQKAILSKFLYYSINGDGAAQPVPSTSKQHQEGPVSGESDEAGRSSWPAPFEMPSSLSEDPGASNQGLKNDFVRNILWTFEDIHMLVGSNMPIFGGGRYPAVSLRLRDNNKPINVLTGIDYWLDNLICNVPELVMCFHVNGIVQKYEMIKTEDIPNLENSNFSTKVIKDIAQNILSFLKSNCTKEGHTYWLFKASGSDIVKLYDLTTLCEETEDKYQNPFTMPVAILLYKVACNMMLKKNQNKKHYGTIRTLLLNCLKLLDNGRHPQIIASANYMLSELFQLDEPKKEDSTDFPINGNSDESYSEEEEEMPDSDENGSYSNSSDPPDDNKAVAIIKSVGELSVPEKYKSVHRIRPSCAFPVCHGTEERCRLVLNYVLEGLKSVDSSVKKEGDLPAADPSTPIPLKYEDESTSGGPECLEKQMALFLDKMGSFQKGKHCSQSGMIPGSWQYKMKLQLILKSSRAYYVLSDAAMILQKYGRALRYIKLALQCHDTYCCLCASMLPEVLVFLCQCLTLCGDIQLMLAQNANNRAAYLEEYNYQTKEDQEILHSLHRESRCQVFAWATDLSTDLECQLSVSCKCYEAAYEILLFSNLKNQNPEQHIQVLKRMGNIRNEIGVFYMNQAAAVQTERLGNKNVSTTEQQLWKKSFSCFEEGIQNFESIDDATNAALLLCNTGRLMRICAQAHCATEGDFKREFSPEEALYYNKAVDYYLKALRSLGKRDVHPAVWDSVNWELSTTYFTMATLQQDYAPLSRKAQEQIEKEVSEAMKKSLKYCDVDTVSARQPLCQYRAATIHHRLASMYHSCLRNQVGDEHLRKQHRVLADLHYSKAVRLFQLLKDAPCEFLRVQLERVAFAEFQMASQNSSAGKLKTLFGALDIMVKAKGAFQLIRKELVAESEQKSKDKSSAENVSPNDSPTGLNKEEVLKLLSIFESRMSFLLLQSIKLLTSTKKKIGGINEEEVVLKTNKQVYSLLLRATANKSMTLLERIEVILNLLEQLAQNNEASNGGIQ